In Halobacteriovorax sp. JY17, the DNA window CTCTTGTATTTCTAATTACTCGAACTTCTTCAATATCTAAGAGATAAGCGGCCACGATAGCGCCTGTTCCTAGAAAAATAGAGCCGCAAATCATCATGCAAATATGTTCTCCAAAAGTGTGGTGGAAGTAGTGAAAGAGTTTGTGATTATTGGTTAGGCTCAATGTAAATTGAGGACAAAATAGCATTGTAAGAAGGCCAACAAAGAGTTGAAGTGAGAGCAGCTTTAAAAAGACAATTTGCTTATTTGGATTTAAGTCTCTTTCGACTCTATTTAATATTGAATGACTAATTTGCCTTGGTGTGGATTCCGAAGAGTGAGCAAAGTCTAAGTAGTCATCTTTGAATTTGTCTTTCTTACTCATGGTGATCTCCAGTGAGAGTCATTTTTATTTTCTTTATGGCCCGTGAGAATATTTTTCGTGCATTGCTCTGACTTATATTTAATGCACTTGAAATTTCCTCATAATCTTGGTCTGAAATAAATTTTAAGTTTAATACTTTTCTCTCTTTGTCTGAGAGGGATTCGTACTCATCTAAGTTTAAGTTGTCCTCAATGTTAAGAGGTTCAACAGCTTGTTCTATATATTCAATATGAATGACTTTCTTTTTCTTGCAGAAGTCTAGTAGTTCAGACCGTGCAATTGTGTAGAGCCATTGCATGAAGAGAAATTTCGGATTGAAGTGATGTCTCGACTTATGAACCTTTAAGAAAGTATTTTGGAAGACTTCTTCTACGTTATCTTGATTTGGAAGTCTCTTTCTCAAATAGCTATAAACCTTCGCTTCATGTTTTCGATACAAGGTTTCAAAGGCCTTGTGGTCTCCATTTTGGTATTTCACCATTAATTGCTCGTCTTTAATCACTTGAGCCTTTGACTGTGGGACCATTTCTCTTATACCTTATTACGATGAGTGTTTATTCTTTGTGACATAATCTTTTAAGTAACTGAAAATTAGAGATATTTTTCAAAAAATAAAAGTCTCTGTCACAAATTTTAAGACATAATCGTAAATATACAAGTAAATTAGATTAGTTCTTATAAGGAGTTTATATGCGTAAATTAATTCTACTTTTTTCCCTGCTATTTTTAAATAATATAGCGTTTTCAAAAGATTCTCTGGATGAAAAATCAAAAGAGGAAGTTTTAAATGTTTTAGAAGTTAATGAAGCTCTTCATGCATCGTTCTTTAAATATAATGCAAAAGATGTTCAGGCCAATGCTGAGAAGACTGCCGCGGCGATAGCTAAAGTCTCTAATAAAGAAGTAAAGAAACTCTTAGAAAACGCGTCGAAAAAACTTAGTGAAATAAAAGAGGGAGCAGACAGAGAATCTAATAATAAGAATTATCACCAAGCATCTATGGCGATGATTTATGTGATTAATAAGTACGACCTAGGGGACAAGTATAGTGGTTATAGATGTCCGATGGTTAAGAAGAAATGGGTTCAAAATAGCCAGAAGATGGGACGAGTTCACAATCCTTACGCTCCTGAGATGCCTCATTGCGGCGGGAGAATGAAGTAATTTACTTATCTAAAATTTGCTTTGTGTCACAAAGTGAATACTAATTGGCCGCCGCTTTGTGTTGTTCTCCTCTTTTAGAGGTGTTCATCTTTACCAAAAGGCGGCTTTGATATATTCTAGCTCTCGTAATTAAAGACCATTCTTTAGGAGATCTAATGTCAAACAAAACATCAAAGATTATTTATACAAAAACTGATGAAGCTCCAGCTCTAGCGACAGAGTCTCTTCTTCCAATTGTGAAAGCATTTACTGCTACCGCTGGAATCGAAGTTGAGACGAGAGATATCTCTCTTGCGGGAAGAGTTCTTGCTAACTTTCCTGAGAATTTAAAAGCTGATCAGAAAATCTCTGATGCACTTACAGAATTAGGAGAGCTTGCTAAGACTCCGGAAGCAAATATTGTTAAGCTTCCAAATATTTCAGCTTCTATCCCTCAGTTAAAAGCGTGTATCGCTGAACTTCAATCGCAAGGATATAATATTCCAAGTTATCCTGAGACAGCTGAAACTGAAGCAGATAAAGATGTAAAACTTAGATACGCAAAAGTTCTAGGTTCTGCAGTGAACCCAGTCCTTAGAGAAGGTAACTCAGACAGAAGAGTTGCTGGTCCTGTAAAAGAGTACGCGCAAAATAACCCACATAGAATGGGAGCATGGTCAAAAGATTCTAAGTCTCACGTTTCTCATATGTCTGAAAAAGATTTCTTTGGCTCTGAGAAGTCACACACTCTAGATTCTGCAACTGATGTGAAAATTCAATTCGTAGCAGACTCTGGTGAAACAACAATTCTAAAAGAGAAGACATCTCTTCTTGCTGACGAAGTGATTGACTGCTCAGTGATGAATAAGAATGCGCTTAGATCTTTTCTAACTGAACAGGTTAAAGACGCAAAAGAAAAAGGTGTTCTCTTTTCAGTTCATCTAAAAGCAACAATGATGAAAGTTTCTGATCCAATTATCTTTGGTCATGTTGTAAGTGTTTTCTTTAATGATGTTTTTACAAAGTACGCAACTGACCTAAAAACGATTGGAGTTAATCCAAACTTAGGTCTAGGTGATCTATATAATAAACTTGCAAACCTTCCTGCTGATAAGAAAGCTGAAATTGAAGTTGCGCTTAAGACAGCCCTAGATAACGGTCCAAGAATGGCGATGGTTGATTCGGATAAAGGAATTACTAATCTACATGTTTCAAGTGATGTGATCATTGATGCTTCTATGCCAGCGGCGATTAGAACTTCTGGTCAAATGTGGGGGCCTGATGGAAAAGCTGCAGATACTAAATTTATAATTCCTGATCGTTGTTACGCGGGGATTTACGATGAGACGGTGAAGTTTTGTAGAGAGAATGGAGCTTTTGATCCAAAGACTATGGGGAATGTTTCTAACGTAGGACTTATGGCAAAGAAAGCTGAAGAGTATGGATCCCACGATAAGACTTTTGAAATTTCTGGAAATGGAAAAGTTCAAGTTGTAGACTCTAATGGCGCGACTCTTATGGAACAAATTGTTGAAGATGGCGATATCTTTAGAATGTGCCAGACAAAAGACATTGCAATTAAAGACTGGGTTAAACTTGGTGTAAATAGAGCTAAGGCCACTGGGCAACCAGCAGTTTTCTGGCTAGATGAAAATAGAGCACACGACGCCAGCCTAATTAAGAAAGTAAATAATTACTTAAAAGATCACGATACAGCAGGATTAGAAATTAAAATTCTCGCTCCTGAAGCGGCCATTAAATTTACTCTTGATAGAGTGAAAAAAGGTGAAGACACAATTTCGGTTACAGGAAATGTTTTAAGAGATTACTTAACAGATCTCTTTCCAATTCTTGAACTAGGAACAAGTGCTAAAATGTTATCAATAGTGCCTCTCCTTGCTGGTGGTGGTTTATTTGAAACAGGCGCAGGAGGTTCTGCTCCTAAGCACGTTCAACAATTTGTAGAAGAGAATCACCTTCGTTGGGACTCTCTGGGAGAATTTCTAGCTCTTGGTGTTTCAATTGAAGACCTTGCTTTAAAGAATAAGAATGAGAAAGCAAAAGTTCTAGCAAAAGCTCTTGATGTGGCCAATGGAAAATTTCTTAGAAATGATAAGTCTCCATCAAGAAAAGTTGGAGAACTAGATAATAGAGGAAGTCACTTCTATCTTGCAATGTACTGGGCCGAAGCTCTTGCTAACCAAGATGAGAATGAAGAGCTAAAGAATCACTTCGCTCCAATTTCAAAGAAACTGGCTGAACACGAAGGAGCAATTGTAAAAGAGCTTAACGATGCTCAAGGTGTGAAGATTGATATGGGTGGTTATTACCACGCGGACTCAACAAAAGTTTCTATGGCCATGAGACCAAGTGAAACTTTTAATTCAATTCTTTCTTCAATTTAATTTAAGAAAATAATCGCAAAGGCCTTTTACTAGAGAGACTAGTAGAAGGCCTTTTTTCGTAGAGGTACTTATGATTAAAATTTCTGATAACTTTGACAGTGGAAACATTAGAGTCATAGACTCTTCGAACGCTTCTGATATTAAGCTTGAAATTAAGCATGACAATGAGTCTGAATTCTTTCAGTGGTTTCATTTCCGTGTTCAAGCTCCAAAAGATACTCGTCTTAAACTTCAAATTACGAATGCTGGAAAGAGTGCTTACACTCCTGGTTGGGAAAATTATAAGGCCTGTGCGAGTTATGATAGAGAAGAGTGGTTTAGAGTTGAAGAAACTAGCTTTGACGGGGAAACCTTAACAATTGATTTTGAAAATGACTTTAACACTGTCTACTTCTCATACTTTGCTCCTTACTCTCACGAAAGACATCTAGATCTTCTCTCTCTGGCACAGCTAGATTCAAGATGTGAGCTAGAGTCTCTTGGGGAAACTTTAGATGGAAGAGATATGAGTCTTCTAAAAATAGGGCATGGTCCTAAGAAAGTATGGATGACTGCAAGGCAACATCCTGGAGAGTCTATGGCCGAGTGGTTTGTTGAAGGTTTTCTTCAAAGACTTCTTGATACGAATGAAAGTCTTTCTATAAAGGCCCTTGAGATGGCGACTTTCTACGTAGTTCCAAATATGAACCCTGACGGATCAGTGAGAGGCCATCTTCGTACTAATGCTGCTGGAGTAAACCTAAATAGAGAGTGGCAAGACCCGAGTGTGGAGAAGTCTCCAGAAGTTTTCTTTGTAAGAGGTAAAATGGATGAGGTTGGAGTGGATATATTCTTAGATATTCACGGAGATGAGAATCTTCCTTATAACTTTGTTGCCGGAAGTGAAGGAAATCTCTCTTATACGAATGAAATCGCAGAACTTGAAAGTACCTTTAAAGAAGCTTTTTTAAATGCTTCACCAGATTTTCAAACAAATGTTGGCTACCCAATAGATGCTAGAGGTGAGAGCAATATGACTGTGGCCACAAATGCTATAGGGGACAGGTTTAATTGTATGGCCTATACACTTGAGATGCCGTTTAAGGATAATATAGAAATGCCTTGTCCAATTTACGGTTGGTCTCCAAAAAGATCAGAGGCTCTAGGAAGAGATATTCTTCTTCCAATCCATGCAGTACTAAAGAAAATACTTTAATTTCAGCTAGATAAGGGTGTATTCTTCTTGTACACCCTTTGAAAATTCTTCAAAAGACACCTCTTAAATCCACAAATTTACTATTATAGAGCGATATGAATTTGGAGATTTAACCATGGTTACAAGAGATCTAATCTATTGCTTGATGGCACTACCTAATTGGCTCGGGCACAATTTGCATAATAGTTATGGAATTTTAAAAGTATTTTATATCATGTGGCTAAGACCTTTGAGGGGTGGACTTATTTCAAATGAGCACCCATTTGTGACTGGAAGAAGTTTAGAGGACGGAGAACTTATCTGGGAAAAGAATGTTGTCTATGCTTCTAAGAGAAAGAGGGAATTTAATGATAGTGACTCAGTAATTGTTAAGAGAATAATGAAGTATCTTTCAAGAATGGTTGAGAACTCAAGTGCAACGACGAATCATCCTTATGGAAAGAAGAATAGAATGCCTCCTGCTGTTAATTATATTCATGGAACAGTTCACTTTAATGGAGCCTCGTTAATATTTGATGATTTCAAAGATGCTTTAGAGCACTTTACTGATAGAAGATTCTATAGAGATTTCTTAAAAATGGTGATGCTTGAAAAGAGAGAGCCGACAATTATCTTTAGAGATAGAGACTATGACCCTGATGAATTTGCAGTGTTTTCTTGTTTTATGAAAACAAGGTTTCCATTCTTTGGAAATCCTAATGGAAATAAGAAGCGTCTCCATTGGGGAACTCCTTCGCCACAACCTGCCTTTAATTTAATTGTCGGATGGTGGATTGCTCCAACTCTGAAATTAAGAAATGAGAAGAATCATACTTCGATTCTCAGACCGGCCATTGTAAAGAATAAATACCTTCTAAGAGATGATTACGGAGTTCTTGGACGAAGAGAATATTTATTTCCTGAGCTCATTTGGTCTAAATTTACTAATTATAGAATTCAGCTTCGCGGAGAGCGTGGCGGAATGTACTTCACTGATAAGAGAAAAGTTGATAACGGCTTTCTCTATGATCCTTCAAGTCTTATTACTCTTAGAGAGAGAATGATGGAGAAGATATTTGGGATAAGCCAGTGAAAGAGAGAATTCAACTAGCTACGAATTCATACGGAAAGTGGAAAGTCCCAAAGGACTTCACTCCTGGTCGCGAAGTCTTGATTGGATTCTCTAGAAAGAATGGTCACGCTTATCTCATTGCTGGAAAGTATGAGATTCATGGGCACTTTATATTTAAGAAAACTTTCTTTAGAGAATTCTGTGAAAAATCCTGTGAACCACTTATCTTTATAAGATTTAAAGACATATCCCCATCAGATCTTTTAGAAATAGAATCCCTCATTAAAAGAAGTGAAGGAATTAGAGAATCTAGTTGCATAAATTATTGTTTAATTACTATTTTCACAGCTCTTGGAATTCGCATAGAGTCTGAAGGGAGAAATATAGTAAACCTTGAAGATTGTCTACTCAGTATTCTAGAGTTTGGGGCGAGTAGAAATGGAAAGAGGCAAGTTGTAGAAATTTACAAAGCTGTCGACTGGGACCTTCGTCAAATTTTAAATCACTTTAATCTCTTAGAGAAGAGATTTGAAGGGACGCACTTAATAAGTCGATTCTTAGGAAGAGTATTCTTCTTTCATAGAAAATCTCATCGTCTCTTTTATCAAAGAATAAAAAATCACTACTCACTTCCTCTTCTTCGGATTGATCAGTGAGTAACGATATCATTTTTGATATTCTAATCATTGGTGCAGGACCTGCTGGTCTTGCTCTAGGCAATATTCTCTCAAAGAAATCTTCGAAATATCTGATCCTAGAGAAGGGAAGTGTTGGAAATAGTTTTTCTAATATGCCAGATAATCTCTCGCTTATTACTTATTGGAGATCAAATTACTTAAGAGGAGAAGATAAAAACCTCTATGAGTTAGACTCCGTGATATCAGCAAAGAGTTATGCAGAATATTTAAGAAAAATAGGTCAAGGTTTAAATATAAGAGAGAATACAGTTGTTAAGAGCGTCGAAAAAATAGATCGAATCTTTCATATAACGACTGAGGAAGGAGTCTTCTTAGCAAAGAAGGTTGTAGATGCAAGTGGTTATTTCTCGAAACCTTTCACTCCTTCCTTTTCTAAAGTAAACCCAACTTGTGAGATGATTCACTTTAGTCAATATAAGAATAATTCCATTATAGGAAGTGATGACAGAGTCTTAATCGTTGGTGCTAGACTTTCTGCAGGCCAGGTCCTCGAGGAAGTTGCCCAAAGAACAAAGAATCTCTTTCTTTGTACGAGAGGGGAAGTAAAGTTCTCTTCTAAAGAATCAATTCGTAAATGGTGTCTTCGTAATATAAAATTCATAGATTTTCTGATCTCTCTTTTTTCACTACGAAAGAAGTTAGAAGTATATATGGACCTCGAAAGAAGGCCTTTAATCGAAAATATTAGAAAGTATCCAGAAATTTTCAGTGTTGAAGGAAGAGTCGTCACATTTAAAAATGGTCAGTCTCTTGAAGTTGATAAGATCATCTTTGCAACAGGTTTCTGTGAGACTACTCCTCATATCACTGGCGATTATCAGAGAGGACATATTCAAAGCTTTACAACTCCAGGTCTTTACTTCTTAGGTCGTGAGTGTCTATTTAACTTTAAGAGTCGCTTCTTAAGAGGAATACGTGAAGATGCTTTTAGGCTCGCTAAGAAAATAGAGGAGACCCTATGAGAAAAGTTCTTAGATATCTTCTTGATAATCCTTTAATTACAAAGTTCACTTTTATCTTAATTCTTCTCGGGGCAATGCTTGGGGCTAGAAACCTTCAAAGAACGAGCTACCCTCAAGTCGATCTTCAAAAATTAGTGATAACAACTTTCTATCCTGAAGCTTCTCCTCGTGATGTTGAAGTTAATGTGACAAATAACCTAGAGTATGAATTAAAGAAAGTTGAAGGAATTAAGTACTTCTCTTCTAGATCAATGGAGGGACAATCAACTATTACTGTCGTCTTAGACCAAGACTTTGGAGACTTTCAAGGTGTTAAAGATAATATTCAAAGAGCACTAGATAAAGTGAATAATCTACCAGCGAGAGTGATTCAAAGACCTAATGTGTTGGAGATGAAAGTAGATAGTTTTCCTATTTATGATGTTGCTCTAATTTCTGACTCTTTATCAGAAGAAGAGATTCTCTCACTTACAAAGAAGCTTAGAAGAAGAATACTACAGATTCCTGAAATATATAAAGCAGATATTAGTGGAAAAAGAGAGAGAGAGTTTCAAGTTATTGTAGACCCTATAAAGCTCTCAAAATTTGATCTTTCATTCGATGACGTGATGATATCAATAAAGAGTAACCAAATTAGCGCATCAGGTGGAACAATTGAATCCTATGTAAATGAGCGCAAGATAATTACTCTTTCAGAATTGGACACTCCTAAGAAATTAGAAAGCATTATCATTAGATCCAACTACTCTGGAAAAAGTGTTCTGGTTCGTGACGTTGCAAAAGTTGTCTATGGCTTTAGTAAGAAGAATATTATTACTTCCTATAACGGAGAGGAAGGGTTAGGGCTTTGGCTTTATAAGGTTCCAAGGGCCGATATTATTAGAACGATTGATGAAGTTAAGCGTGTTGTTGAAGATTTTAAAAGAACTCATGGGTTAAAGAATATTAAATTTGTAAATACTCATGATCTCTCTAGTGAAACAAGAAATAGATTAAGCATGGTCTACTCTAATATTATACTAGGGCTTGCGCTTATTCTTCTAATTCTACTTTTCTTCTTCAATATAAAAGTGGCCCTATGGGTATCATTTGGAATCCCATTTAGCTTGGCCTTCTTGATGATTATGATGCCAATACTTGGTCTCACTCTTAATTCGATTAGCCTTTGCGGTGTTATCGTTGTTCTAGGAATGATTGTTGACGACGCTATCATCGTTTCTCAGAGTATCTACTCTAGGAAAAATAATACAGACGATTCACTTGTTGACTCTGTTCTACAAGTGGTTAGACCAATAAGTATTACTATCCTCACTTCAATTATTTCATTCATTCCAATTTTCTTTATTCCAGGACTTCTGGGACAATTTACTGCTGAGATTCCTGCCGTTGTTATAATTGTTCTTATTGGAAGCTTTATTGAGTCTATTATCTTTCTTCCTATTCATTTAAGAGGGACTAATCTCTCTGCAGAGAGTAGTTCTATTGGAAAAAAGACAATGCGCCTATTAGAAAATAATTATGGCCTTTTTTTAAATTTCTTAATTAGAAATAAGTTTAAGTCCTTAGTGGCCATTGTTTTATTACTTATAAGTTTTCTAGGGATTGGTTTGCATGGTTTTAAATTTCAAATGTTCCCTGAGTTTCAGGCGCAAAGGATTTATCTCTTTGGTGAAGTAAATAGAGGGAAGACCATTGCTCATACGGCTTCAGTTGCTAAGTCTGTTGATAAATTGGTAAAGACAATCGGTGGAAATGATGTCGTTTCATATAGAACACGAGTCGGAAGAAATTATGAAGGACAGTATCACTGCGAACAGTGCTTCTATATAAAAGTAGAATTAACTGGCTTTAATGAAAGAGAAAGATCTGCTGTTGATATTGAAGGTGAGTTATTGAGTAAAATACAGGGAATGAAAGGGCTTAAGAGTTTTGGAAGTAAAATTGACTCTGGTGCGCCTCCATCAGGAAATGATTTAGAAGTCATTCTTCTCGCACAAGATCTAAAGACAAGACAAATGGCCGTGGAGAATTTATCAAATGAATTAGAGGCAATCTCTAAGGGAAGTCTCTCCAATGATATTCTCTTTGGAGCTCCTAGTTTTGTTCTAAGACCAATTTATGAAAAGCTGTCTAGACTTGGTACAGATGTTTCTCAGGTTGCAAAGAGCTTGAGAGTCGCTTTTAGTGGGGAGATTATTGGCTTTCTAAATAAGGGTGATGAGAGAAGTTATATTAAAGTAATTTCTAAGCATAGAGAAGATGGATTCATTGGGCCA includes these proteins:
- a CDS encoding sigma-70 family RNA polymerase sigma factor, with the translated sequence MVPQSKAQVIKDEQLMVKYQNGDHKAFETLYRKHEAKVYSYLRKRLPNQDNVEEVFQNTFLKVHKSRHHFNPKFLFMQWLYTIARSELLDFCKKKKVIHIEYIEQAVEPLNIEDNLNLDEYESLSDKERKVLNLKFISDQDYEEISSALNISQSNARKIFSRAIKKIKMTLTGDHHE
- a CDS encoding NADP-dependent isocitrate dehydrogenase produces the protein MSNKTSKIIYTKTDEAPALATESLLPIVKAFTATAGIEVETRDISLAGRVLANFPENLKADQKISDALTELGELAKTPEANIVKLPNISASIPQLKACIAELQSQGYNIPSYPETAETEADKDVKLRYAKVLGSAVNPVLREGNSDRRVAGPVKEYAQNNPHRMGAWSKDSKSHVSHMSEKDFFGSEKSHTLDSATDVKIQFVADSGETTILKEKTSLLADEVIDCSVMNKNALRSFLTEQVKDAKEKGVLFSVHLKATMMKVSDPIIFGHVVSVFFNDVFTKYATDLKTIGVNPNLGLGDLYNKLANLPADKKAEIEVALKTALDNGPRMAMVDSDKGITNLHVSSDVIIDASMPAAIRTSGQMWGPDGKAADTKFIIPDRCYAGIYDETVKFCRENGAFDPKTMGNVSNVGLMAKKAEEYGSHDKTFEISGNGKVQVVDSNGATLMEQIVEDGDIFRMCQTKDIAIKDWVKLGVNRAKATGQPAVFWLDENRAHDASLIKKVNNYLKDHDTAGLEIKILAPEAAIKFTLDRVKKGEDTISVTGNVLRDYLTDLFPILELGTSAKMLSIVPLLAGGGLFETGAGGSAPKHVQQFVEENHLRWDSLGEFLALGVSIEDLALKNKNEKAKVLAKALDVANGKFLRNDKSPSRKVGELDNRGSHFYLAMYWAEALANQDENEELKNHFAPISKKLAEHEGAIVKELNDAQGVKIDMGGYYHADSTKVSMAMRPSETFNSILSSI
- a CDS encoding M14-type cytosolic carboxypeptidase yields the protein MKISDNFDSGNIRVIDSSNASDIKLEIKHDNESEFFQWFHFRVQAPKDTRLKLQITNAGKSAYTPGWENYKACASYDREEWFRVEETSFDGETLTIDFENDFNTVYFSYFAPYSHERHLDLLSLAQLDSRCELESLGETLDGRDMSLLKIGHGPKKVWMTARQHPGESMAEWFVEGFLQRLLDTNESLSIKALEMATFYVVPNMNPDGSVRGHLRTNAAGVNLNREWQDPSVEKSPEVFFVRGKMDEVGVDIFLDIHGDENLPYNFVAGSEGNLSYTNEIAELESTFKEAFLNASPDFQTNVGYPIDARGESNMTVATNAIGDRFNCMAYTLEMPFKDNIEMPCPIYGWSPKRSEALGRDILLPIHAVLKKIL
- a CDS encoding NAD(P)-binding domain-containing protein gives rise to the protein MSNDIIFDILIIGAGPAGLALGNILSKKSSKYLILEKGSVGNSFSNMPDNLSLITYWRSNYLRGEDKNLYELDSVISAKSYAEYLRKIGQGLNIRENTVVKSVEKIDRIFHITTEEGVFLAKKVVDASGYFSKPFTPSFSKVNPTCEMIHFSQYKNNSIIGSDDRVLIVGARLSAGQVLEEVAQRTKNLFLCTRGEVKFSSKESIRKWCLRNIKFIDFLISLFSLRKKLEVYMDLERRPLIENIRKYPEIFSVEGRVVTFKNGQSLEVDKIIFATGFCETTPHITGDYQRGHIQSFTTPGLYFLGRECLFNFKSRFLRGIREDAFRLAKKIEETL
- a CDS encoding efflux RND transporter permease subunit, with the protein product MRKVLRYLLDNPLITKFTFILILLGAMLGARNLQRTSYPQVDLQKLVITTFYPEASPRDVEVNVTNNLEYELKKVEGIKYFSSRSMEGQSTITVVLDQDFGDFQGVKDNIQRALDKVNNLPARVIQRPNVLEMKVDSFPIYDVALISDSLSEEEILSLTKKLRRRILQIPEIYKADISGKREREFQVIVDPIKLSKFDLSFDDVMISIKSNQISASGGTIESYVNERKIITLSELDTPKKLESIIIRSNYSGKSVLVRDVAKVVYGFSKKNIITSYNGEEGLGLWLYKVPRADIIRTIDEVKRVVEDFKRTHGLKNIKFVNTHDLSSETRNRLSMVYSNIILGLALILLILLFFFNIKVALWVSFGIPFSLAFLMIMMPILGLTLNSISLCGVIVVLGMIVDDAIIVSQSIYSRKNNTDDSLVDSVLQVVRPISITILTSIISFIPIFFIPGLLGQFTAEIPAVVIIVLIGSFIESIIFLPIHLRGTNLSAESSSIGKKTMRLLENNYGLFLNFLIRNKFKSLVAIVLLLISFLGIGLHGFKFQMFPEFQAQRIYLFGEVNRGKTIAHTASVAKSVDKLVKTIGGNDVVSYRTRVGRNYEGQYHCEQCFYIKVELTGFNERERSAVDIEGELLSKIQGMKGLKSFGSKIDSGAPPSGNDLEVILLAQDLKTRQMAVENLSNELEAISKGSLSNDILFGAPSFVLRPIYEKLSRLGTDVSQVAKSLRVAFSGEIIGFLNKGDERSYIKVISKHREDGFIGPIDGISVLNNKGRKLPLKKLVKLSEEKLPIVVTHYNGEESNSILINKVREGVSASQINSIINRFSSENKNVDLIVKGKMFKSKERLFNLFLGIGITCLLIYFALVILYKSYFLPLLICSSVPIGLIGILFFFKIHGAPLSALGLVGIIGFIGVVINDALLMIEVMKEVKINEGASSIIQGAQKRFAPIFLTTITTLFGVIPSIYGLLGGTDAFISPMVLAMGSGLLFGTISDLVIIPLVFSFIYKVRDV